TTCCCACCAAACCGAAAACAGATAAAGATCCTAAAACAATTAAGTTTTCAGTTACAGCTTTAGAAGTTGATTTGAAATCACCACGATTAAAATTACGTCCAATTTGGAGTAATCCTGATGGATCGCCAAATGGAATCTTAGGTCTAATGCCTCTTCCGCAAATGGTGCAACAAGCGCAAGCAGTGGGAGCAATTAATGGCGGATTTTTTAATCGGATTCGGAAATTGCCCGTTGGCGCAATTCGGGAAGGCAATCGCTGGTTAGCAGGAACCGCATTGGTTAGAGGGGCGATCGCTTGGAATGAGAAAGGAGAAACCCTTGTTGATCGACTCAATTTCAAAGAAGAGATTAGCACAGCAAGTCAAGAAACCATCGCACTTACTAATCTCAATAGTGGCTATGTGCAAAGAGGCATTGCTCGCTACACTCCTAATTGGGGCAGTGTATACTCTCCACTTACCGAAAATGAGCTTTTAATCGTGGTGCGTGGTGAACGGGTTGTTGCCCAATATCAAGGCAATGCAGTTGGAGTTGGAGAGATAGCCATCCCCAGCGATGGCTATATTTTAGTGGCGCGACAAACTCCTGAAGCAGCCAAAAAATTACCTGTAGGGATGACTGTTCGCGGTCGTCAAGCTTTTATCCCTGATAAGTTTGCCAGTTTCGCCAATTTGATTGGAGCAGGGCCGTTGCTCCTCAAAAATGGCAGTCTATCTCTAGATGGAAAATTAGAACAATTCCAAGCGGGATTTGATACTCAAGCAGCTAATCGCAGTGCGATCGCTACTACTAAAGAGAAGGGTAAACTAATTCTTGCTACTGTCCAAGCAGCCCCAGAAGGAATTGCCCCAAATCTTTTGCAAACTGCGGAAGTTCTCAAAAAGATGGGAGCAGTTGATGCTCTTAATCTTGATGGCGGTAGTTCTTCGAGCCTATTTCTTGGCGGTGAGATTCTCAATCGTCCTATAACTGAGATTGCACCTGTACATAATGCGATCGCTATTTTTATCACTCCACAGCCAACTAAACCACAATTTTAAAGAGCTAAAGCCCTCTTACTATCATAGAGATTCCCCCTACCCTAATTCCAAAATAGTAATGGCGGCGCAAAGCGCCGCCATTACTATTTTGGAATTTTATTTATCCTAACTAACTCAATCATTGCCATAATACCAATTCACAAAAGTGTGACAACACTTCTGTAAATTAAAAACCATGTAAGGGTTTGAAAAACACAAAATGGCTGCGCCACTTTGTGTTTTGGTATAACTTCAGATTTTAGAACAATCTAGAAGTTAATAGTAAAAGAGATAAACCCATCAAAACTAGAATTGAACTGCCGATATTGTTCCAGAACTGGTGATAACTGGTAAGAGAGGCGCGTTGCTTGGGGCGATCCTCCATGATTGGTTGCAACGTTGATAGATCAATAATTGGGAACTTACCACGTCGAAACCAGCCTGTCGCAATTACGGAGCGATCGCAGAGGATTTCTAGATTCTTGATTGTATTAGAAGGATCGATAATCCATTGACGGAAATTGGGAATGTAGTTAATAAAAGCCAAACCGCCTTGATCTTCCAACCGCATCGAATAGCCAATATAAAATTCATCAGTGCCATAGCCTAGTAATTCGCCTGGGATTTGCACAGGAATGCCTTGGACATAGCTGGCATAGGGATCGATCAGTAAGCTCACCAGATCGGTGTCGGCAACTTTGCGAAAATCTGGATAGCGTAAACTGCCTTGCAGCATAAAACCTAAACCTAAACCAATCATTGATAGGCTGAGTAATAACCATCGGTTAAATAATTGTGATAACAGCATCGCAGCAATGATTGCGATCGCAACACCGACAACTGGGGAGACTTGAATTAATAAATCGCGCCAAAAATTTCGATATAAAAGCTTTTTATTAAGTTTCTTCTCTTCCTTTAATAGTTCCGCAAAATCATATTCTGTTAACAGCCCCAATTGTTTGGAATATCCAGCCAAAAATTTCATTCTTTTTCCAACCAATGGATGAGTAGAATGAATTTCTAGCCAACGCCGCCAAGGATTAAAGAGTTCCCAGAGAAATACTCGATAGGGATCTTGATCGGTCTGTCCTGAATGGGCAATTTCCATCGCTAGCCCGATCGCAGTCATGGTTTGGCGATCGCAGATGCCAATTGCTCTTGTCGATTCTAAAAGCCGATTGGTGGGCATGGCAGGCTGATTGTAAGGCAACATCTGCCGCGCCATTTTTGGGAGCGCCCTTGCCAGTGCATTGGGATTCCCAGTTAGCTCTGCGGCAAAGCGATCGCTGACAATCGTACTCGCATGAGAAAGCCAAACCAACAAATAATTACTAAGAGAGTAAAGAATATTGGCAAAGGTAGCAACGACTTGCCAGACTTGCTTAGCACTTTTAGCACGATAGCTTTGGCGGCTAAGGAGGACATAGATGTAATAGAGAACTTGAACGGGCGCAGAAACAAAAGTCAAAACTGCAAAACTCTTGTTCCGAATCCGACCGAGCTGATAGGCATAAACCGCTGCAATTTCGTCATCATCTAGACACTCAAATAACCCACGACTGACCACTATTCTAGCTGAGTTGGATATTACGCCATAGGTAAAAGCCACAGGAGCATCATCTTCAATCCATCCCAGTCGTGGCACAAAAATATTGTACTTTTCACAAAAGTTCTCAATGATTTCCACAGATTCAGGACTTTTTTCATCTAGATCGGCAAGCGTAATCCATTGAATACGATGATATTGCTTTTGTGTAATGTCGATAATCCAAGGCGACATAAAGAACAGCAAAATACTGAATATCGTTGTAATAATCGCCGTTGTTGTTAGCCAAGCTTCAGAGAAAAAATCTGTAAAAATTCGCGAAATTCCATAACCAATTAAAAATTGCAAACCGATAATTGCAAGGATCGTCAACACGATCGCCGCAATCAGAAAATATGTATAACGAGAGGGAAGCGATAAGGTAACGTCTTTTTTGCGATAACGACGAGGATCTGATTTGATGACCGAGGCGACATCTTCATTCCGCTTGATCCGATCATCAGTTGGAGCATCAAGCGCCTTCTGAAGTGTAATTAAGGATTTTTGCGCCCATTTTTGCAACTGTGGGTCAGAAGTTGTTGCTAATTGCTCACAAATAGCGATCGCTTTATCGGCACGCCCCGTTTTTTTGTATGCTGAAACTAGCCATATTTGGGCTTGTATATAGTCTTTAGAGCTTAGATCGGTACTCTCTTGGCTATATTCAGTCAAGATGGCGATCGCCTCAGTGTAGTGCTTTCGCAATAAAGCCTCTTTGCCAGCTTTTAGTGACATCATTTCGCCTCAATCTCGCAACTTTAAAAACTATTTTGACACTTACCACACTAAATAATTTTAAAATAGCAATTTTCATTTTAAAAATTGTTTTTTAGAAAGTCTGCATACAGCGGACTTTCTAAAAAACAATTTGAGGGATTCCAGCGTCGGAGGCGCTGGAATCCCTCAAATTGTTTTTTATCAGGAGTGCTGATTTTAAAAAACTTTACTTTGCAAAGCTTTTTATTTCTTGTAGAGTTTTTACGATCGCCGTTCTATACTCAAATAGAAACGTATATCGAATGTTTATGCCAGCATCATTGCGAAACCGCCAACATGCTTTAATTTGCCAGTTAGCTGAATGCATCGAAAAAGTATGGCAAACCAATCTAGAGCTATCCCCCTATAGAGTCCCAGAGGGACTTGGCTATATTGAGGGTCATCTGGAAGGAGAAAAGCTGGTGATCGAAAATCTTTGCTATCAAGCGCCCCAATTTCGTAAGCTGCATCTCGAACTAG
The Pseudanabaena sp. BC1403 genome window above contains:
- a CDS encoding phosphodiester glycosidase family protein, which produces MTYRKTLIPFLVAVSCQFLIADSAPSATIPDSGTVIQLNGQPWSGRWIRRVEQGQQSLFVQEDWLTGGLGVQMMDSDKADRQRLRWFSTPTFSQVAFDNTGQFRYLDLAPFAEQWRTEIAGNALNIYTPDAAMQAVRRSKQSWGDRIVIDLNRRTPWRVTQQGNVITVFVSAEVASGLPIGLNAIAGNLVKSVNVQPQGKLTQIQIQMNESINPAIEMLSSPTPKIVIDLRRDYIPPSLTVQWAEGLRRIERVVEIPTKPKTDKDPKTIKFSVTALEVDLKSPRLKLRPIWSNPDGSPNGILGLMPLPQMVQQAQAVGAINGGFFNRIRKLPVGAIREGNRWLAGTALVRGAIAWNEKGETLVDRLNFKEEISTASQETIALTNLNSGYVQRGIARYTPNWGSVYSPLTENELLIVVRGERVVAQYQGNAVGVGEIAIPSDGYILVARQTPEAAKKLPVGMTVRGRQAFIPDKFASFANLIGAGPLLLKNGSLSLDGKLEQFQAGFDTQAANRSAIATTKEKGKLILATVQAAPEGIAPNLLQTAEVLKKMGAVDALNLDGGSSSSLFLGGEILNRPITEIAPVHNAIAIFITPQPTKPQF
- a CDS encoding zinc metalloprotease HtpX, coding for MMSLKAGKEALLRKHYTEAIAILTEYSQESTDLSSKDYIQAQIWLVSAYKKTGRADKAIAICEQLATTSDPQLQKWAQKSLITLQKALDAPTDDRIKRNEDVASVIKSDPRRYRKKDVTLSLPSRYTYFLIAAIVLTILAIIGLQFLIGYGISRIFTDFFSEAWLTTTAIITTIFSILLFFMSPWIIDITQKQYHRIQWITLADLDEKSPESVEIIENFCEKYNIFVPRLGWIEDDAPVAFTYGVISNSARIVVSRGLFECLDDDEIAAVYAYQLGRIRNKSFAVLTFVSAPVQVLYYIYVLLSRQSYRAKSAKQVWQVVATFANILYSLSNYLLVWLSHASTIVSDRFAAELTGNPNALARALPKMARQMLPYNQPAMPTNRLLESTRAIGICDRQTMTAIGLAMEIAHSGQTDQDPYRVFLWELFNPWRRWLEIHSTHPLVGKRMKFLAGYSKQLGLLTEYDFAELLKEEKKLNKKLLYRNFWRDLLIQVSPVVGVAIAIIAAMLLSQLFNRWLLLSLSMIGLGLGFMLQGSLRYPDFRKVADTDLVSLLIDPYASYVQGIPVQIPGELLGYGTDEFYIGYSMRLEDQGGLAFINYIPNFRQWIIDPSNTIKNLEILCDRSVIATGWFRRGKFPIIDLSTLQPIMEDRPKQRASLTSYHQFWNNIGSSILVLMGLSLLLLTSRLF